In Lentimicrobium sp. L6, the following proteins share a genomic window:
- a CDS encoding outer membrane beta-barrel protein, which yields MSKQVDIDQLFNRDFDNFQKDTSSNFDLAMESKIKRMQWFKYWKWILGLTIISASLLTTIILINKEVDAVQTQYHSTELVELNETKTTTEIESIKEGELEESIPKSSTQSGVLEDSFIHEPPQRNNKESIILSMKSKSIEDDLSPVKELNIENSRSLVFEKIPFHSEVIYLDFQVEREVLAEKSVSALPSIPIKIEQVKKEKKHKEKQKKKKEENIKTSSSSMSLEAKKDKKKRNKKEKKENISMAASVEVKDTYHKTKSQKQKTSNQKAQNEPSSALVLKSSKPPKEKKPLNFSGSIELGFTPVFFKNMAAPLEPENDTVTFFLNNKKTKLSYDFGIEFLFKPVDSDWSFKTGLHYQQLNEDIDYYFLREYVDEELSHWQYDSIFEYHIDPPIHDTILVGIDSSYYEHSISEVHQQKYSNQYTYLNIPLLIGYQIDLPSQHFKVHVLAGINMAILLQNEGYYYNTDGYILAYPQKQKALINWGLNAQMSFNYHWKNLSVYAKPSLQFQLKEKDLPSYFEKRQYVIYGLELGIAFKLF from the coding sequence ATGTCTAAACAAGTAGATATAGATCAACTCTTTAATCGCGATTTTGATAATTTCCAAAAGGATACCTCCTCCAATTTCGACTTGGCCATGGAGAGCAAAATTAAAAGAATGCAGTGGTTTAAATACTGGAAGTGGATTCTAGGTTTGACCATCATCTCTGCAAGCTTGTTAACTACTATTATTTTAATCAATAAGGAGGTGGATGCAGTTCAAACTCAATATCACTCTACAGAACTCGTCGAACTAAATGAAACAAAAACGACTACTGAAATAGAATCGATTAAAGAAGGAGAATTGGAGGAGTCAATTCCAAAAAGCAGCACTCAGTCTGGAGTTTTAGAGGATAGTTTTATTCATGAACCTCCTCAGAGAAACAATAAAGAATCTATTATTCTAAGCATGAAAAGCAAATCTATTGAGGATGATTTAAGTCCAGTAAAAGAGCTTAATATTGAAAATTCGAGGAGCCTAGTATTTGAAAAAATCCCTTTTCATTCAGAAGTTATTTATCTAGATTTTCAGGTGGAAAGAGAAGTATTAGCGGAAAAGAGTGTTTCAGCCTTGCCGTCTATTCCAATAAAGATTGAGCAAGTAAAAAAAGAGAAGAAGCATAAAGAAAAGCAAAAAAAGAAGAAGGAAGAGAATATTAAGACCAGTAGTTCTTCAATGAGCTTAGAAGCTAAGAAAGACAAAAAGAAACGAAATAAGAAGGAAAAGAAAGAGAATATCAGCATGGCCGCTTCTGTTGAAGTAAAAGATACTTATCATAAAACTAAATCACAAAAACAAAAAACAAGTAATCAGAAAGCACAGAATGAGCCCAGTTCTGCATTAGTTTTGAAATCATCAAAACCACCCAAGGAGAAAAAACCATTGAACTTTTCTGGGAGTATTGAATTGGGATTTACACCTGTTTTCTTTAAAAATATGGCAGCTCCTTTAGAACCAGAAAACGATACCGTCACCTTTTTTCTCAATAATAAAAAAACAAAGCTTTCCTATGATTTTGGTATAGAGTTTCTATTTAAGCCTGTGGATAGTGATTGGAGTTTTAAAACTGGATTGCATTACCAGCAATTAAACGAGGATATCGATTATTATTTCCTTCGAGAATATGTGGATGAGGAATTAAGTCATTGGCAATACGATTCCATTTTCGAGTATCATATCGATCCACCCATTCATGATACCATTTTAGTGGGTATAGATTCTTCTTATTATGAGCATTCCATAAGTGAAGTACATCAACAAAAGTATAGCAATCAGTATACCTATTTGAATATTCCCTTATTAATTGGCTATCAAATAGATTTACCCAGCCAACATTTTAAGGTGCATGTTTTGGCGGGTATCAATATGGCCATATTATTGCAAAACGAGGGCTATTATTATAATACTGATGGTTATATTCTCGCTTATCCTCAAAAGCAGAAAGCATTGATTAACTGGGGCTTAAATGCTCAAATGAGTTTCAATTATCACTGGAAGAATTTATCGGTTTATGCCAAGCCCTCCTTACAATTTCAGTTGAAAGAAAAGGACTTACCCAGTTATTTCGAGAAGCGACAATATGTGATTTATGGCTTGGAATTAGGAATAGCTTTCAAATTATTTTAA
- a CDS encoding RNA polymerase sigma factor — translation MEWNLADIIKSCKKQNAQAQLALFRHYKKQLLGLCLRYVNSREVAEEVLMDAFVIIFKTIKSQKGASFESWMKSIVVHKAIDYFRKHKNDPAFEEIEYVLDKKVQEHQSEQLELDELVKLLQCLPAGYRMVFNLYTIEGFQHKEIAEKLGISVNTSKSQLHKAKVKLQEILQKGGYHV, via the coding sequence ATGGAGTGGAACCTAGCTGATATCATTAAATCTTGCAAAAAGCAAAATGCTCAGGCACAGCTAGCCTTGTTCCGCCATTATAAAAAGCAACTTCTGGGTTTATGTTTGCGATATGTGAATAGCCGGGAAGTAGCGGAGGAGGTCTTAATGGATGCTTTTGTTATCATTTTCAAAACTATAAAATCGCAAAAAGGTGCTTCATTCGAATCGTGGATGAAGTCGATTGTGGTACATAAGGCTATTGATTATTTTAGAAAGCATAAAAACGACCCCGCCTTTGAAGAAATAGAATATGTGCTGGATAAAAAAGTGCAAGAACATCAATCGGAGCAATTGGAGCTGGACGAATTGGTGAAGCTTTTACAATGTTTGCCAGCAGGTTATAGAATGGTATTTAACCTTTATACTATTGAAGGATTTCAACATAAGGAAATAGCCGAAAAGCTAGGTATATCGGTCAATACTTCCAAATCACAACTACATAAAGCCAAAGTGAAGCTCCAAGAAATATTGCAGAAAGGAGGTTATCATGTCTAA
- a CDS encoding T9SS type A sorting domain-containing protein, translating to MKKFILFSFLMAISFSLLSQTQVPVDDTVYVNFGDIITINPLLNDYDTEGGDLIISDAGVPEYFELLSFNDSLVSFKVSDYNLSSNVKVIYQLESDYPIPPSGKIWVMFKDYSNALEINQVSAAVYPMNIQFWDAYTGFGDVPVYNYPKDATTTTMFNMGLWIGGKNTEDDLHFAGERYRQMGADFWPGPLSQGNELTCDSVVAGEWLRTWKVTRDEVNIHMTEFADPDYEMPEAILNWPAHGDPAKNQAEFIAPFVDVDQDLEYHPELGDYPFIKGDESIFFVYNDQLEHTESEGLPMGLEIHCMAWGLDHDGDSPYESTIFYSYKIFNRSDETYYDTYLGLFADIDLGYAGDDYVGCNVEQGYYFAYNGTEIDGNGEPGSFGENPPSQAICMLGGPFMDEDNLDNPLGLCDEGINGAGFGDGEIDNERYGMGSFFYFNNGGLQYQYDPSTADEYYNLLQGNWIDGSQMCYGGNGHSSAGGDSLFLTKFMFPGDSDPCHWGTGGLDPNVSQSWTEDNAGNNPGDRRGMSSMGPFTFEAGSVEYLDIALVTAPGDQVKSSTELLQDFISEIKTDYLVNPESFGNQHVGIEDGIQIESLLEVYPNPINGNRIHFKIPQSNTVSYKIYNTAGQLVQEADLEAQENQSIEVGSLKAGWYILEVQADHKIFRSKLIK from the coding sequence ATGAAAAAATTTATACTTTTTAGTTTTTTAATGGCTATATCCTTTAGCTTATTGTCACAGACACAGGTGCCTGTTGACGATACAGTATATGTTAACTTCGGAGACATTATAACTATAAATCCTTTACTCAATGATTATGATACAGAAGGAGGTGATTTGATTATAAGTGATGCTGGTGTTCCAGAATATTTTGAATTATTGAGTTTTAATGATTCGCTGGTGAGTTTTAAAGTATCTGATTATAATCTTTCGAGCAACGTAAAAGTTATTTACCAGTTGGAATCAGATTACCCAATCCCACCTAGTGGGAAGATCTGGGTCATGTTTAAAGACTATTCAAATGCTCTTGAAATTAATCAGGTAAGTGCAGCTGTTTATCCCATGAATATTCAATTTTGGGATGCATATACAGGATTTGGAGATGTGCCAGTATATAATTATCCTAAAGATGCAACAACAACAACCATGTTTAATATGGGCCTTTGGATAGGTGGAAAGAATACTGAAGATGATTTGCACTTTGCTGGGGAAAGATATCGACAAATGGGAGCTGACTTTTGGCCTGGTCCATTATCACAAGGTAATGAGCTAACATGTGATTCAGTAGTTGCAGGAGAATGGTTAAGAACCTGGAAAGTAACAAGGGATGAAGTAAATATTCACATGACTGAATTTGCAGATCCTGATTATGAAATGCCAGAAGCCATATTAAATTGGCCAGCACATGGAGATCCTGCTAAAAACCAAGCTGAGTTTATAGCTCCATTCGTGGATGTAGATCAGGATTTAGAATACCATCCTGAATTAGGGGATTATCCATTTATTAAAGGAGATGAAAGTATATTCTTTGTTTATAATGATCAATTGGAACACACAGAATCTGAAGGATTGCCAATGGGTTTAGAAATTCATTGTATGGCTTGGGGATTAGATCATGATGGAGACAGTCCTTATGAAAGCACGATTTTTTACAGTTATAAAATATTCAATAGAAGCGATGAAACCTATTATGACACCTATTTAGGCTTGTTTGCTGATATAGATTTGGGCTATGCTGGAGACGATTATGTGGGTTGTAATGTAGAACAAGGGTATTATTTTGCTTATAATGGTACAGAAATTGATGGAAATGGGGAACCAGGAAGTTTTGGTGAAAACCCTCCTTCACAAGCTATATGTATGCTTGGTGGTCCATTTATGGATGAAGATAACTTAGATAATCCATTAGGTTTGTGTGATGAAGGCATTAATGGAGCAGGATTTGGAGATGGTGAAATAGATAATGAACGCTATGGGATGGGTAGTTTCTTTTATTTTAATAACGGTGGGCTTCAATATCAATACGATCCTAGTACTGCCGATGAGTATTATAATTTATTACAAGGAAACTGGATAGATGGTTCACAAATGTGTTATGGTGGTAATGGGCATTCATCCGCCGGTGGTGATAGTTTATTTCTAACTAAGTTTATGTTTCCTGGAGATAGCGACCCATGTCATTGGGGAACAGGTGGTCTTGATCCTAATGTAAGCCAATCGTGGACTGAAGATAATGCAGGAAACAATCCAGGTGATAGAAGAGGAATGTCCTCGATGGGACCATTCACTTTCGAAGCAGGTAGTGTAGAATATTTAGATATTGCTTTAGTAACAGCACCAGGTGATCAGGTAAAAAGTAGTACAGAATTATTGCAAGATTTTATCAGCGAAATAAAAACGGATTATTTAGTGAACCCAGAAAGTTTTGGTAATCAGCATGTGGGAATAGAGGATGGTATTCAGATAGAATCACTCTTAGAAGTTTATCCTAATCCTATCAATGGAAATAGAATCCATTTTAAAATTCCTCAATCAAATACTGTTTCTTATAAAATCTATAATACAGCAGGTCAATTGGTTCAAGAGGCTGATTTAGAAGCACAAGAAAATCAGAGTATTGAAGTAGGAAGCTTAAAGGCTGGATGGTATATTTTAGAAGTACAAGCAGATCATAAGATATTTAGATCGAAATTAATTAAATAG
- a CDS encoding RNA polymerase sigma factor, translating into MEWNQENMILACKKQDKQAQMAVFSKYHEKFLGICMRYLYNKEIAEEVVMDAFMLIFQKIDTYNKNSFEGWMKTIVIHKAIDYYRSHKNDPKLSEYETSEWKTTGKNPQNHLEAQDLIKMLDFLPQGYRMVFNMYAIEGFKHHEIAKKMGISVSTSKTQYHKARLRLQEILKKGGYHG; encoded by the coding sequence ATGGAGTGGAACCAAGAGAACATGATATTAGCCTGCAAGAAGCAAGATAAGCAAGCTCAGATGGCTGTGTTCAGTAAATACCATGAAAAGTTTTTAGGTATTTGCATGAGGTACTTGTATAATAAAGAGATTGCCGAAGAAGTGGTGATGGATGCGTTTATGCTCATTTTTCAAAAAATAGATACATATAATAAGAATTCCTTTGAGGGATGGATGAAGACCATTGTTATTCACAAGGCTATTGATTATTATAGAAGTCATAAAAACGACCCCAAGCTTTCTGAATATGAAACCAGCGAATGGAAGACTACTGGAAAAAATCCGCAAAATCATTTAGAGGCTCAAGATTTAATTAAAATGTTAGACTTTTTACCGCAAGGTTATAGGATGGTATTCAATATGTATGCTATTGAGGGATTTAAGCATCATGAAATTGCCAAAAAAATGGGTATTAGTGTGAGTACATCTAAAACCCAATATCATAAAGCTAGATTGCGCTTACAGGAGATATTGAAGAAGGGAGGATATCATGGATAA
- a CDS encoding NADP-dependent malic enzyme — protein sequence MDNLFKKDALRYHSQGRAGKIEVKPTKPHATQRDLSLAYSPGVAEPCLEIEKNPETVYTYTAKSNLVAVISNGTAVLGLGDIGPLASKPVMEGKGLLFKIYADLDVFDIEVDTKDVDKFIETVKMIAPTFGGINLEDIKAPECFEIETRLKAELDIPVMHDDQHGTAMISSAGLLNALEIIDKKIEDVRIVVNGAGAAAVSCCRLYKRLGIKAENVVMCDSKGVIRADREKLSLEKKEFATDLDLHTLADACKGADMILGLSVADVITPEMLLSMNDNPIVFALANPNPEIDYNLAIATRPDLIMATGRSDYPNQINNVLGFPYIFRGALDVRATDINEEMKVAAVKAIADLAKEPVPEEVNVAFSDGNLTFGKDYLVPKPTDPRLLETIAPAVAKAAMDSGVAQRTIRNWRAYVENLRKRLGIGDPLLRKLKANAKKNPKRILLSDADNYKMLKAAEIVKNENIAIPVLLGEKRIIEEIIEENNLELEGVEIVDPRDPIVQSLSEEFANDFYQRKQRQGIDLKKARQMMRSRNYFAPSMVRAGLVDGMISGLERTYPETIRPAMQIIGRKEDKSLVMGLYILLTKDGPVFLADTTVNKNPSTEQLIEITLQTAKMVKDFNIEPHIALLSYSNFGSNDGFGPGKMKKVAEYLHKNHPDLIVDGEIQANFAINNELLSERFPFSKLAGKPVNTMIFPNLSSGNIAYKMLQSMGDIKVIGPILNGLKKPVHILQLGSSVEEIVDMIFVAVNDAIKLDK from the coding sequence ATGGATAATTTATTTAAAAAAGATGCCCTCCGCTACCATTCTCAAGGCAGAGCCGGGAAAATTGAAGTTAAACCCACAAAACCACATGCCACTCAACGCGACTTATCATTGGCTTATTCGCCAGGAGTTGCAGAGCCATGTTTAGAAATTGAAAAAAACCCAGAAACAGTATACACCTACACTGCTAAAAGTAATTTAGTTGCGGTGATTTCAAATGGAACTGCGGTTTTAGGACTTGGAGATATAGGACCCTTGGCCAGCAAACCAGTGATGGAAGGCAAAGGCCTCCTCTTTAAAATTTATGCCGACTTAGATGTTTTTGATATTGAAGTGGACACCAAAGATGTGGACAAATTTATCGAAACCGTAAAGATGATAGCTCCAACTTTTGGAGGAATTAACCTAGAAGACATCAAAGCTCCTGAATGTTTCGAAATTGAAACAAGATTAAAAGCGGAGTTAGATATTCCTGTAATGCATGATGATCAGCATGGTACAGCCATGATTTCTTCTGCTGGATTATTGAATGCCCTTGAAATCATCGATAAAAAAATAGAGGATGTTAGGATAGTTGTAAATGGCGCTGGCGCTGCAGCTGTGAGCTGTTGCAGACTTTACAAGAGGCTTGGGATAAAAGCTGAAAATGTAGTCATGTGTGACAGCAAAGGAGTGATACGAGCAGATAGAGAAAAGCTAAGCTTGGAGAAAAAAGAGTTTGCTACAGATTTAGATTTACATACTTTAGCAGATGCCTGTAAAGGTGCTGATATGATTTTAGGCCTTTCTGTTGCAGATGTGATTACACCAGAAATGCTATTGAGCATGAATGATAATCCTATTGTTTTTGCTTTGGCCAACCCCAATCCAGAAATTGATTACAACTTAGCTATAGCCACTCGTCCCGATTTAATTATGGCTACAGGAAGAAGTGATTATCCCAACCAAATCAATAATGTTTTGGGATTCCCCTATATTTTTAGAGGCGCTTTAGATGTTAGAGCTACAGATATTAATGAAGAGATGAAAGTGGCTGCAGTAAAGGCTATTGCTGACTTGGCTAAAGAACCTGTTCCTGAAGAAGTAAATGTAGCCTTTTCTGACGGGAACCTAACCTTTGGTAAGGATTATCTAGTGCCAAAACCTACCGATCCTAGATTATTAGAAACTATTGCCCCTGCCGTTGCTAAGGCCGCCATGGATAGTGGAGTAGCCCAAAGGACCATTAGAAACTGGCGAGCCTATGTGGAGAATTTAAGGAAACGGCTTGGTATTGGAGATCCGTTATTAAGAAAGCTGAAGGCAAATGCCAAGAAGAATCCAAAACGTATTTTACTTTCCGATGCAGATAATTATAAAATGCTTAAGGCTGCAGAGATTGTGAAGAATGAAAATATCGCCATTCCTGTACTTTTGGGGGAAAAGAGAATAATTGAGGAGATTATAGAGGAAAATAATTTAGAGTTAGAAGGCGTTGAAATAGTTGATCCAAGAGATCCAATTGTACAAAGCTTAAGCGAAGAATTTGCAAACGATTTCTATCAAAGAAAACAAAGGCAAGGGATAGACCTTAAGAAAGCACGTCAGATGATGCGAAGCAGAAATTATTTTGCACCTTCAATGGTAAGAGCTGGACTGGTTGATGGTATGATATCGGGATTAGAAAGAACTTATCCTGAAACCATTCGACCTGCCATGCAAATTATAGGCAGAAAAGAAGACAAATCTTTGGTAATGGGTCTCTATATTTTGTTGACAAAGGATGGTCCTGTGTTTTTGGCCGATACCACAGTAAACAAAAACCCAAGTACAGAACAATTAATTGAAATCACCTTACAAACTGCCAAAATGGTAAAAGATTTCAATATTGAACCACATATTGCCTTGTTGTCTTATTCAAACTTTGGTTCTAATGATGGTTTTGGACCAGGTAAGATGAAGAAGGTAGCAGAATATCTTCACAAGAATCACCCTGATTTAATTGTAGATGGTGAAATACAAGCCAATTTCGCCATCAATAATGAATTATTAAGCGAAAGATTTCCTTTTAGCAAATTAGCTGGAAAACCCGTAAATACCATGATATTCCCAAATCTAAGCTCAGGAAATATCGCTTATAAAATGCTACAATCCATGGGAGATATAAAAGTGATAGGCCCCATTTTGAATGGTTTAAAAAAACCTGTTCATATATTGCAATTAGGAAGTTCGGTAGAAGAAATTGTAGATATGATTTTTGTAGCAGTGAATGATGCCATAAAATTAGATAAATAA
- a CDS encoding DNA-binding protein, giving the protein MMKITFNELRKIKDSLPDGSMHQIADELKVTTETVRNYFGGANYEKGETMGLSIEQGPDGGIVDIADDTILKKAQEILAQS; this is encoded by the coding sequence ATTATGAAGATAACATTCAACGAATTACGTAAGATAAAAGATAGTTTACCTGATGGAAGTATGCATCAAATAGCAGACGAATTAAAAGTGACAACAGAAACGGTACGCAATTATTTTGGTGGAGCCAATTATGAAAAAGGCGAAACTATGGGTTTAAGCATTGAGCAAGGACCTGATGGTGGAATAGTTGATATAGCTGATGATACCATATTAAAAAAAGCGCAAGAGATTTTAGCGCAATCGTAA
- a CDS encoding sugar transferase, which yields MKRLFDIIASVLALFFLWPVLLLIALSIIIETRGGVIFKQQRVGRGEQVFWIYKFRTMRPDSESKGLLTVGGRDTRITKVGYYLRKYKLDEMTQLLNILKGDMSWVGPRPEVLKYVNMYNEEQKKVLSVKPGLTDYASLAYINENEILQKSPHPEQTYIQEIMPAKLQMNLRYIKEKSLLTDLKIMWKTFLKILS from the coding sequence ATTAAACGTCTTTTTGATATCATAGCTTCTGTTTTGGCCTTGTTTTTTCTTTGGCCTGTCCTATTACTGATTGCGCTTTCCATAATTATAGAAACCAGAGGAGGTGTGATTTTTAAACAACAAAGAGTTGGAAGAGGTGAACAAGTATTCTGGATTTACAAGTTCCGAACCATGCGTCCTGATAGCGAATCGAAAGGATTGCTGACTGTGGGAGGTCGAGACACTCGAATAACTAAAGTGGGCTATTATTTACGAAAATATAAGCTGGACGAGATGACTCAACTATTAAACATCCTCAAAGGAGACATGAGTTGGGTAGGACCCAGACCTGAAGTTCTCAAATATGTAAATATGTATAACGAGGAGCAAAAAAAGGTATTATCGGTAAAACCAGGTTTAACAGATTATGCAAGTTTAGCTTATATTAACGAAAATGAGATTCTTCAAAAAAGCCCTCATCCTGAGCAGACCTATATCCAAGAAATCATGCCTGCCAAATTGCAAATGAACCTGCGATATATCAAAGAAAAAAGCCTTCTCACCGATTTAAAAATCATGTGGAAGACTTTCCTTAAAATTTTATCTTAG
- a CDS encoding peptidase U32 family protein, whose protein sequence is MLKTSHAVEIMSPVGSYESLMAAIQGGANSVYFGIGKLNMRSKSSKNFGIEDLVKIVGICKEHNIRSYITLNTVVYDAELEEMKKVIDAAKEHGITAIIASDQSVIHYAFSKGMEIHMSTQANITNIEAVKFYSLFADVMVTARELNLKQVKAITDAIEKEQIKGPSGELVQIEIFAHGALCMAVSGKCYISLDTMNSSANRGACLQPCRRPYDVKDKDGGLELEVDNEYIMSPKDLKTVDFIDRILKAGVRVLKIEGRGRSPEYVKTVTKVYREAADAWLTGAYTQEKIVKWNEELGEVYNRGFWDGYYLGRKTGEWTERYGNQATKKKLFLGNITNYFTKIGVAEVKIQTNELLAGDEINIIGPTTGVYEDVVNEMRVDLKIVSQANKGEAVSFKTKELVRRGDKVYKIVENTEEDD, encoded by the coding sequence ATGCTTAAAACATCTCATGCTGTGGAGATTATGTCTCCTGTGGGTTCTTATGAATCTTTAATGGCTGCCATACAAGGTGGAGCCAACTCTGTATATTTTGGGATTGGTAAATTAAATATGCGCAGCAAGTCCTCAAAAAACTTCGGAATAGAGGATTTAGTAAAAATAGTAGGAATTTGTAAAGAGCATAATATCAGATCTTATATCACCCTAAATACTGTGGTATATGATGCGGAATTAGAGGAAATGAAAAAAGTGATAGATGCAGCAAAAGAGCATGGAATTACTGCTATTATTGCTTCTGATCAATCCGTTATTCACTATGCTTTTTCCAAAGGTATGGAAATCCACATGTCTACCCAGGCCAATATTACCAATATAGAGGCGGTGAAGTTTTATAGCTTATTTGCTGACGTGATGGTAACAGCTCGCGAGCTAAACTTGAAGCAGGTAAAAGCCATCACCGATGCCATAGAAAAAGAACAAATAAAAGGCCCCTCAGGGGAATTGGTACAGATTGAGATATTTGCCCATGGTGCGCTTTGTATGGCCGTTTCTGGCAAGTGTTATATCAGCCTCGATACCATGAATAGCTCCGCCAATAGAGGCGCTTGCTTACAACCTTGTCGTCGTCCTTACGATGTAAAAGATAAAGATGGTGGATTAGAACTGGAAGTGGATAATGAGTATATCATGTCACCAAAAGATTTGAAAACAGTAGACTTTATCGATAGAATCCTCAAAGCAGGTGTTCGAGTTCTGAAAATTGAAGGCAGAGGCCGCTCTCCCGAATACGTAAAGACAGTAACAAAAGTTTATCGTGAAGCAGCTGATGCATGGTTGACTGGAGCGTATACCCAAGAAAAAATAGTCAAATGGAACGAAGAACTTGGGGAAGTTTATAATAGAGGATTCTGGGATGGTTATTATCTAGGTAGAAAAACAGGAGAGTGGACAGAGCGCTATGGTAATCAAGCGACCAAGAAGAAACTTTTTTTAGGAAATATCACCAATTACTTTACAAAAATAGGCGTTGCAGAAGTGAAGATTCAGACCAATGAGCTATTGGCTGGTGATGAAATCAATATCATTGGTCCAACCACTGGTGTTTATGAGGATGTGGTAAATGAAATGCGAGTTGATTTAAAGATAGTATCACAAGCTAATAAAGGAGAAGCGGTTTCTTTTAAAACCAAGGAATTGGTAAGAAGAGGAGATAAAGTTTATAAGATTGTAGAAAACACAGAAGAAGATGATTAA